From a region of the Paenibacillus segetis genome:
- a CDS encoding LacI family DNA-binding transcriptional regulator encodes MVSIKDVAKKAGVSISTVSYALNGNTKVNAETASRILAIAKELNYIPNAAARNLKRRETKIIGAFLTDFKGAFYGELLQGMKEVLNKHDYDLIVCSGRQSHRLLPEKIIDGAIVLDAFFTSEELLLLADRGHKLVVLDRELKHPNINQVLLDNKAGAGLAVEYLIEQGHRKIYIVSGPPDSFDSIQRLQAVKQTMDRNQPIECTIIQGDFRKSSGEQAAQKIMEDYTEPVAVFCLNDEMALGVYSAVQQSEFRIGEHIHLIGFDNMELTHYTQPRIATIDYSKHKWGAVASEQLLKLIASEELDTERIYVTLIKGDSVHQK; translated from the coding sequence GTGGTCAGTATAAAAGATGTCGCTAAAAAAGCCGGGGTTTCGATCTCGACCGTTTCTTATGCACTAAACGGAAATACCAAAGTCAACGCGGAAACCGCATCAAGAATATTAGCTATAGCAAAAGAATTAAATTACATTCCTAATGCAGCGGCTCGAAATTTAAAAAGACGTGAAACCAAAATTATCGGTGCATTCTTAACAGACTTTAAAGGCGCCTTTTATGGTGAATTATTACAAGGAATGAAAGAAGTTCTAAACAAACATGACTATGATTTAATCGTCTGTAGCGGAAGACAGTCCCATCGTTTGTTACCTGAGAAAATTATCGATGGCGCTATCGTTTTAGATGCATTTTTCACTAGTGAGGAATTGCTGCTCCTTGCAGATCGAGGTCATAAACTGGTTGTGCTTGACCGAGAATTAAAGCACCCTAACATTAACCAAGTACTACTCGATAATAAAGCAGGAGCCGGACTTGCCGTTGAATACTTAATTGAACAAGGACATCGTAAAATATATATTGTTTCAGGACCTCCTGATTCATTTGATTCGATTCAACGACTTCAAGCCGTGAAGCAAACGATGGATAGAAATCAACCGATTGAATGCACTATCATTCAAGGGGATTTCCGTAAATCATCTGGTGAACAAGCAGCTCAGAAAATTATGGAAGACTATACCGAACCGGTTGCTGTCTTCTGTCTTAATGATGAAATGGCCCTTGGTGTATATAGTGCTGTGCAACAAAGTGAATTCCGTATCGGCGAACATATTCACCTCATTGGATTCGATAACATGGAGCTAACGCATTATACACAACCTCGAATAGCCACCATAGATTATTCCAAGCATAAATGGGGTGCAGTCGCTTCAGAACAACTATTAAAACTTATCGCTTCCGAAGAATTAGATACGGAACGAATCTACGTTACGTTAATCAAAGGTGATTCTGTTCATCAAAAATAG
- a CDS encoding GH36-type glycosyl hydrolase domain-containing protein, whose amino-acid sequence MTLTNPSDFQIKSNHIAFNFMNSGDIREIRMNNIMINQWIANPLDGSLNNLYLRVHNESGIKSVPLLGVHSASNVNYTDTQVIFSGTFESLQYLVTFTLTPMNIWFWDVQIEGQGEVVDVIYGQDIGLADQGAVRSNEAYLSQYIDHTMFEDEEKGYVVCSRQNLPQAGTFPYIQQGSLTKSVGFSTDGFQFFGLSYKATNQAAALQQAQLNNEVYQYEFAYTALQSERVTVNGSANFVFYGLFRADHKAAITSLEFNKEIVEARAYVSELQATTSTSVSKVSIASPIGSPLTTESMTFEELKSLFPNRHQEEWQGEELLSFFTDTHEHIVLKAKELLVERPHGHILMTGDNARLNDQVLTTTSYMYGIFNSQLLVGNTSFNKMLTNARNALNVMKTSGQRIYIEIQGTYHLLTMPSMFEMGFNYARWYYKMADDMIIITNFTTVNTPELHLQVRSANSKAYRYLVTNQVSMNNNEHVVPYHMEQSDSMLTFRADTASDSAKALPNLCYRMKFTGADMTTQDETAMAKHADAGSASLVVLELSTTSEWNMTVQGLVEGQDLPFKAPDVENEIANYRAFFENVMNGFNLNHPEGLTDEIQKVNALAWWYTHNMLVHYSVPHGLEQYGGAAWGTRDVCQGPIEYFMATQKYDEVRDIIKIVFTHQYEDEGNWPQWFMFDQYYQIQQEESHGDIIVWPLKILGDYLNITKDYSILQEEVPYSIRHTGELTEKKATIYDHAKKEIEYIKNHYLHDTHLSSYGDGDWDDTLQPANAQLKQYMVSSWTVALTYQVFNQLSTALSQIDEEMATELRQHATAIKADFNRYMLQTDVIPGFVFMEEPGQAELMLHPTDTKTGIQYRLLPMTRSMIGELLTEEQAAAHYDLIKKELYCPDGVRLMNRPAQYVGGVNTNFKRAEQAANFGREVGLQYVHAHIRFVEAMAKLGKADETWKGLAMINPVGIRDVVPNAELRQSNAYFSSSDGKFNDRYEAQDRFNELRTGDVAVKGGWRIYSSGPGIYMNQLISNTLGIRHEAGDLILDPVLPTTCDGMQFDFTIRGTKSRFIYHITGQAISRITINGKDAITTETANRYRKGGMRISKQQLDELMNDTMNEINIYM is encoded by the coding sequence ATGACATTGACTAACCCTTCAGATTTTCAAATAAAATCAAATCATATAGCCTTCAACTTCATGAATAGTGGAGATATTCGTGAAATACGAATGAATAACATTATGATCAATCAATGGATAGCCAATCCACTAGATGGATCTCTAAATAATCTATATCTTCGTGTACACAATGAATCCGGTATAAAAAGCGTACCACTCCTTGGCGTTCATTCCGCAAGCAACGTGAACTATACAGATACACAAGTAATATTTAGCGGCACTTTCGAATCCCTTCAATACCTTGTAACGTTTACTTTAACACCTATGAATATTTGGTTCTGGGATGTTCAGATTGAAGGGCAAGGCGAGGTTGTTGATGTCATTTACGGACAAGATATCGGTCTAGCGGATCAAGGGGCTGTACGTTCGAACGAAGCTTACCTATCCCAATATATTGACCATACTATGTTTGAAGATGAAGAGAAAGGTTACGTCGTTTGCTCGCGTCAGAACTTACCGCAAGCGGGTACATTCCCTTACATCCAACAAGGTTCATTGACGAAGTCAGTCGGATTCTCCACCGATGGATTCCAATTTTTCGGTTTATCATATAAGGCAACAAATCAGGCTGCTGCACTTCAACAAGCACAATTAAATAATGAAGTGTATCAATATGAATTTGCTTATACAGCATTGCAATCAGAGCGCGTAACGGTGAATGGATCTGCAAATTTTGTATTCTACGGTCTATTTAGAGCAGATCATAAGGCAGCCATTACATCCCTTGAATTCAACAAGGAGATTGTTGAAGCACGGGCGTATGTATCCGAACTTCAAGCTACAACAAGCACATCTGTAAGTAAAGTAAGCATTGCGTCGCCTATCGGATCTCCTCTAACAACCGAATCGATGACATTTGAAGAACTAAAGAGTCTCTTCCCCAACCGGCATCAAGAAGAGTGGCAAGGAGAAGAGTTGTTATCTTTCTTTACCGATACGCACGAGCATATCGTGTTGAAGGCCAAGGAATTACTTGTTGAGCGTCCACACGGTCATATTCTAATGACTGGGGATAACGCCCGTTTGAACGATCAAGTCTTAACAACAACTTCTTATATGTATGGTATATTCAACTCCCAATTGCTTGTTGGTAATACATCATTCAATAAAATGTTAACGAACGCTCGTAACGCTCTGAACGTAATGAAAACATCCGGTCAACGAATTTATATCGAAATCCAGGGTACGTATCACTTGCTTACTATGCCTTCGATGTTCGAAATGGGCTTTAACTATGCTCGCTGGTATTACAAAATGGCAGATGATATGATCATCATTACGAATTTTACAACGGTAAACACACCGGAATTGCACTTACAAGTTCGTTCTGCAAACAGTAAAGCTTATCGTTATCTCGTAACTAATCAAGTATCGATGAACAATAATGAACATGTTGTCCCTTATCACATGGAACAGTCTGATTCTATGCTTACATTCCGTGCGGATACAGCATCCGATAGTGCAAAAGCACTTCCAAACCTATGCTATCGTATGAAATTTACAGGTGCGGATATGACAACACAAGATGAAACGGCGATGGCTAAACATGCTGATGCTGGATCAGCTTCTCTCGTAGTCCTAGAATTATCTACTACAAGCGAATGGAATATGACGGTACAAGGATTAGTTGAGGGTCAGGATTTGCCATTTAAAGCTCCAGATGTCGAGAACGAAATCGCTAACTATCGTGCATTTTTTGAGAACGTCATGAACGGATTTAACCTGAATCATCCCGAAGGTCTTACCGATGAGATTCAAAAGGTAAACGCCCTGGCATGGTGGTACACACACAATATGTTAGTACACTATTCTGTTCCACACGGATTAGAACAATACGGCGGTGCTGCATGGGGCACTCGTGATGTATGCCAAGGCCCCATCGAATATTTCATGGCAACTCAAAAATATGATGAAGTTCGTGACATCATCAAAATAGTATTTACTCATCAATATGAAGATGAAGGCAACTGGCCGCAATGGTTCATGTTCGATCAGTACTATCAAATTCAACAAGAAGAAAGCCATGGCGATATTATTGTATGGCCTCTCAAAATTTTGGGCGACTATCTAAACATCACCAAGGATTACAGCATCCTTCAAGAAGAAGTACCCTATTCTATCCGTCATACAGGCGAGCTAACAGAGAAGAAAGCAACGATCTATGATCATGCAAAAAAAGAAATCGAATATATTAAAAATCATTACTTGCATGATACACACTTATCTTCTTATGGCGATGGCGATTGGGATGATACACTTCAACCTGCGAACGCACAGTTGAAACAGTATATGGTCAGCAGTTGGACGGTTGCACTGACATACCAAGTGTTCAACCAACTATCTACAGCTCTCTCCCAAATAGATGAAGAGATGGCGACTGAATTAAGACAACATGCTACTGCTATCAAAGCTGACTTCAATCGATATATGCTGCAAACCGATGTGATTCCAGGCTTTGTATTCATGGAAGAGCCAGGTCAAGCTGAATTGATGCTGCACCCAACCGATACGAAGACAGGTATTCAATATCGTCTTCTCCCGATGACTCGCAGTATGATTGGTGAATTACTAACTGAAGAGCAAGCAGCAGCTCACTATGACCTTATTAAGAAAGAACTGTATTGTCCAGATGGCGTGCGCTTAATGAATCGTCCAGCTCAATATGTTGGTGGTGTAAACACAAACTTCAAGCGAGCTGAACAAGCAGCCAACTTTGGTCGTGAGGTCGGTCTGCAATACGTCCATGCTCACATTCGCTTTGTAGAAGCAATGGCTAAGCTCGGAAAAGCCGATGAAACTTGGAAAGGCCTTGCCATGATTAACCCAGTAGGTATCCGTGACGTCGTGCCGAATGCTGAATTGCGTCAAAGCAATGCTTACTTCAGTAGTTCCGACGGGAAATTTAATGATCGTTACGAAGCACAAGATCGGTTCAACGAATTACGTACGGGAGATGTCGCTGTTAAAGGCGGTTGGAGAATTTATTCCAGTGGCCCTGGGATCTACATGAATCAATTGATCTCAAACACCTTGGGTATTCGTCATGAAGCTGGCGATCTTATTCTGGATCCTGTCCTACCAACAACATGCGATGGTATGCAATTTGACTTTACAATTCGTGGAACGAAGTCTCGCTTTATCTACCATATTACCGGCCAAGCGATTAGCCGTATAACCATAAATGGAAAAGATGCTATTACAACCGAAACAGCAAACCGTTATCGTAAAGGCGGCATGCGTATCAGTAAGCAACAATTAGATGAATTAATGAACGATACTATGAATGAAATCAACATCTATATGTAA
- a CDS encoding glycoside hydrolase family 3 N-terminal domain-containing protein, protein MTDQQLSSLIRQMTIEEKISQLLQLAGPFFEGSESQGEITGPMEAMGVSEELVRNTGSVLGLTGAKEVIQVQEAHLKKNRLGIPLLFMADIVHGYKTIFPIPLAIGCSWDMDIAERTSAIAAAEASAAGVHVTFAPMVDLVRDPRWGRVMESTGEDPFLNSEFARAFVRGSQGTNLTQDRSRVAACVKHFAAYGAAEGGRDYNTVDMSERQMREYYLPAYRAALDEGSEMVMTAFNTVDGIPATGNRRLMRDLLRDELGFDGVLISDWGAVKEMIPHGIAANEAEAAYKAIEAGVDIEMMTLCYEHHLKAWIENGKVNESLIDEAVLRILKLKHKLGLFDNPYRGANIELEEKLILSEAHRQIARDAAIKSSVLLKNDNVLPLQEEQKIALIGPFAQNGDILGPWSWMGSKDEAVQLYSGMVDLVGSAQIDTAQGCDIETMTEAQLAEALAVAEHADVIVLALGEHSEMSGEAGSRGDITLPQVQRELITALKSLNKPMVAVLFNGRPLDLHGVYDQVDALLEAWYPGTEGGAAIADLLYGKQSPTARLSMSFPYSVGQVPVYYNHFNTGRPQGAPDAQVRYVSQYLDMPNEPLYPFGYGLSYTTFEYNEATLSSTTMTEEQPLTIKVRVTNTGNRKGEELVQLYVRDLSGEVVRPVKELKAFRRIILEPGESQEVTFTLAEEQLRYHHSNLEFKSDSGDFFAFIGGNSRDVTELKFTLTK, encoded by the coding sequence ATGACGGACCAACAATTGAGTTCATTAATAAGACAAATGACTATAGAAGAAAAAATCAGTCAGCTACTTCAGCTAGCGGGGCCATTCTTTGAAGGCTCAGAGAGCCAAGGTGAAATTACAGGGCCTATGGAAGCTATGGGAGTTTCCGAGGAATTGGTTCGAAATACGGGCTCAGTATTAGGTTTGACAGGAGCTAAAGAAGTCATTCAAGTACAAGAAGCTCATTTAAAAAAGAATCGTCTAGGCATCCCACTGTTATTTATGGCAGATATTGTTCATGGGTATAAAACCATCTTCCCTATCCCACTTGCGATCGGCTGCTCTTGGGATATGGATATAGCAGAACGCACCTCGGCCATAGCCGCCGCAGAAGCTTCAGCCGCTGGTGTACACGTTACGTTCGCACCTATGGTGGATCTCGTACGTGATCCGCGTTGGGGAAGAGTCATGGAGTCTACAGGAGAAGATCCTTTCCTAAATAGTGAATTTGCACGAGCCTTCGTAAGGGGTTCACAGGGAACGAATTTAACTCAAGATAGATCTCGTGTTGCAGCATGTGTGAAACACTTTGCCGCTTACGGCGCAGCGGAAGGTGGTCGTGACTACAATACTGTGGATATGTCCGAACGCCAAATGCGTGAATATTATCTCCCTGCCTACCGCGCTGCATTAGATGAAGGCAGCGAAATGGTGATGACGGCATTTAATACGGTGGATGGTATTCCAGCTACTGGTAATCGCCGCTTAATGAGAGACCTTCTTAGAGACGAATTGGGCTTTGACGGTGTCTTGATCTCCGATTGGGGCGCAGTTAAAGAGATGATTCCTCATGGCATTGCTGCGAATGAAGCAGAAGCAGCTTACAAAGCGATCGAAGCTGGTGTTGATATTGAAATGATGACACTTTGCTATGAACATCATCTAAAAGCTTGGATCGAAAACGGCAAAGTTAATGAATCGCTCATTGATGAAGCCGTCCTACGTATTTTGAAACTAAAGCACAAATTAGGCTTATTCGATAACCCGTATCGTGGTGCAAATATCGAGCTTGAAGAAAAACTCATATTATCAGAAGCACATCGTCAAATTGCCCGAGATGCAGCGATTAAATCTTCTGTGTTATTGAAGAATGACAACGTTCTACCTTTACAAGAAGAGCAAAAAATCGCTTTAATTGGTCCGTTCGCTCAAAACGGAGATATTCTCGGTCCATGGTCTTGGATGGGATCTAAAGATGAAGCCGTTCAGTTGTATAGCGGTATGGTCGATCTTGTAGGTTCTGCACAAATAGACACCGCGCAAGGTTGCGATATCGAGACGATGACGGAAGCCCAGCTTGCAGAAGCATTAGCAGTGGCTGAGCATGCCGATGTCATTGTACTCGCTTTAGGTGAACATTCCGAAATGAGTGGCGAGGCTGGTAGCCGTGGAGATATTACTCTACCTCAGGTACAACGAGAACTGATCACCGCGTTAAAATCGTTGAATAAACCGATGGTTGCAGTTCTCTTTAACGGTCGCCCCCTAGATTTACACGGGGTATACGACCAAGTGGACGCCCTACTTGAGGCTTGGTATCCAGGAACCGAAGGTGGAGCAGCGATTGCTGATTTATTATATGGCAAACAGAGTCCAACAGCTCGATTATCCATGTCCTTCCCATATTCAGTGGGTCAAGTGCCCGTCTACTACAATCATTTCAACACAGGCCGTCCGCAAGGTGCACCTGATGCACAAGTGCGTTATGTATCGCAATATTTAGACATGCCTAATGAACCGTTATACCCTTTCGGATACGGTCTTAGTTATACAACCTTTGAATATAACGAGGCGACTCTTTCTTCTACAACGATGACGGAGGAACAACCTTTGACCATTAAGGTACGTGTTACCAACACGGGGAACCGAAAGGGTGAAGAGCTTGTTCAATTGTATGTCCGTGACCTATCAGGAGAAGTGGTACGTCCAGTCAAAGAATTAAAAGCATTCAGAAGAATAATACTAGAGCCGGGAGAAAGTCAAGAGGTTACATTTACATTAGCTGAAGAACAGCTTCGCTATCATCATTCAAACCTAGAATTCAAGAGCGATTCCGGTGACTTCTTCGCCTTTATCGGTGGCAATAGTCGAGACGTTACCGAACTAAAATTTACTTTAACAAAGTAA
- a CDS encoding sugar ABC transporter substrate-binding protein: MKLKMRKTTATVLASTLLVMGILSGCGAKSADTGNSNDKVTTISVWGMGEEAKSIPKIAELFEAENPNIKVEVQALPWDTAHDKLLTAVASKKGPDVVQMGTTWIPEFANAKALKDLTPYLDKYPGLKQENFYPGSVETGTYEDAYVGVPWYIDTRVLYYRTDLLKEVGYDQAPKTWEEMQDVSKKLADRGQGKYGFSLDVKEQSLAFMLARQNGSKLFDAEGKPLFNQPEFVGAVKYMNSYFENGSAPMDLGIDAIQGFRGEGVAPMFISGPWMVQLIQDQAPELEGKWATAVLPAGKENNFSSLGGANMSVFEYTKNEEASLKFVEFMAKPETQLKWMELTNSLPSSKEAWENPILQEDANYKVFGEQLETAIPMPSTKEFEEIAQSFLSSFEKVYRTKGADIQKEMDDFNKKAESIINK, translated from the coding sequence ATGAAGTTGAAAATGCGTAAAACAACAGCAACCGTATTAGCATCTACTTTACTAGTTATGGGTATCCTTTCAGGTTGTGGAGCAAAATCAGCAGACACAGGTAACTCAAATGATAAAGTAACAACAATTAGTGTGTGGGGAATGGGAGAGGAAGCAAAGTCAATCCCGAAAATTGCTGAGCTATTCGAAGCAGAAAATCCAAACATTAAAGTTGAGGTACAAGCTTTACCATGGGATACAGCACACGACAAGTTGCTAACAGCTGTTGCATCGAAAAAAGGGCCAGACGTTGTGCAAATGGGAACAACTTGGATTCCTGAATTTGCGAACGCAAAAGCGCTAAAGGATTTAACTCCATATTTAGATAAATATCCTGGATTGAAACAAGAAAATTTCTACCCTGGATCGGTTGAAACTGGAACATATGAAGATGCTTATGTAGGTGTACCTTGGTACATTGATACACGCGTTCTTTACTATCGTACAGATTTACTAAAAGAAGTTGGTTATGATCAAGCACCAAAAACTTGGGAAGAAATGCAAGATGTATCAAAGAAACTTGCTGATCGTGGACAAGGGAAATACGGCTTCTCCCTTGACGTTAAAGAACAATCTCTTGCCTTTATGTTAGCTCGTCAAAACGGTTCTAAACTGTTTGATGCAGAAGGCAAGCCATTATTTAACCAACCGGAATTTGTAGGTGCTGTGAAATACATGAACAGCTACTTTGAGAACGGTTCTGCTCCAATGGATCTAGGTATTGACGCGATTCAGGGTTTCCGTGGAGAGGGTGTGGCGCCGATGTTCATCAGTGGGCCATGGATGGTTCAATTGATTCAAGATCAAGCGCCTGAACTTGAAGGTAAATGGGCAACAGCGGTATTACCTGCGGGTAAAGAAAACAACTTCTCATCTCTTGGTGGAGCGAATATGTCTGTATTCGAATACACCAAAAATGAAGAAGCATCACTGAAATTCGTTGAATTCATGGCGAAACCTGAAACACAACTGAAATGGATGGAATTAACGAATTCCTTACCTTCTTCGAAAGAAGCTTGGGAAAACCCGATTCTTCAAGAAGATGCGAACTACAAAGTATTTGGTGAACAATTAGAAACAGCGATTCCAATGCCTTCTACAAAAGAATTTGAAGAAATTGCTCAGAGCTTTTTGAGCAGCTTTGAAAAGGTGTACCGTACAAAAGGTGCTGACATTCAAAAAGAAATGGACGATTTCAACAAGAAAGCTGAATCGATTATTAATAAGTAA
- a CDS encoding carbohydrate ABC transporter permease, whose protein sequence is MKSFTSRKAPYLFIAPAIILLTLFSLLPILVALFISFTDMDLAGLADYSNLSFIGFKNYIEVLADPVFLKAIFNTLFYVIVGVPLVIVTSLGVALLINLGVSKVFKVFRVVYYLPSVTNVVAVAVVWTYLYNPAFGLFNYILESMNLSAIPWLTEPTVAKVSLILMALWRAVGLNMIIFIAALQGIPRSYYEAAQLDGANTWQQVTKITVPMLRFAIFFVSITTMIGWLQFFEEPFIMTKGGPLDGTMSAALFIYKNGFQLSNFGYAAAGSFILFIAVIAVTLVQYRMQSKESDY, encoded by the coding sequence ATGAAAAGTTTCACCTCGAGAAAAGCGCCATATCTCTTCATTGCACCGGCGATCATTTTACTCACTTTGTTTTCGTTATTGCCTATACTCGTGGCCTTGTTCATTAGTTTTACTGATATGGACTTGGCGGGGTTAGCAGACTATTCAAATTTGAGTTTTATTGGCTTTAAAAATTATATCGAGGTGCTTGCGGATCCGGTATTTTTAAAAGCCATTTTTAATACGTTGTTTTACGTTATTGTTGGCGTACCACTCGTTATTGTCACATCACTTGGTGTAGCTTTATTGATTAACTTAGGTGTTTCAAAAGTTTTCAAGGTGTTCCGTGTTGTCTATTATTTACCATCTGTTACTAATGTTGTAGCAGTAGCGGTAGTCTGGACTTACTTGTACAACCCGGCATTTGGTCTGTTCAATTACATTCTAGAATCCATGAACTTATCTGCAATTCCGTGGTTAACGGAGCCTACAGTAGCCAAAGTATCATTGATTCTCATGGCGCTCTGGAGAGCCGTAGGGTTAAATATGATCATTTTCATTGCTGCACTACAAGGTATTCCAAGGTCATACTATGAAGCTGCGCAATTGGATGGAGCCAATACGTGGCAACAGGTTACGAAAATTACAGTTCCGATGTTGCGCTTCGCGATTTTCTTCGTATCGATTACGACGATGATCGGATGGCTGCAGTTCTTCGAAGAACCATTCATTATGACCAAGGGTGGACCGCTTGACGGTACGATGTCAGCAGCATTGTTTATTTATAAAAATGGTTTCCAATTGAGCAACTTTGGATATGCTGCGGCTGGATCATTTATATTATTTATTGCTGTTATTGCGGTAACGTTGGTTCAGTACAGAATGCAATCTAAAGAATCAGATTATTAA